The genome window gcattaatttttcttccatttttacaAATGCACAGTAGTGTGTTGGATCTGCAGTAAGCATGAATTTCTTTTATACAGTATGTCTCCACAATCTGGATAATGGCTTTTGTGAAGCTGTTTTAGTTGGGTGTTTCATGGTTTGCTGGACAGCTTTATCTTGTAGATTTATCTTGTAGATTATTGATACTGCAGTCCATAATAGAACTGGCAAGAGTTGTattgaattgatttttttttttttttaacttcagcaCATCACCAAGCAGGCATTGACTGCTCTATCTACAAAACTGTCCCTTGGTTTCATGGTCCCCAGGGAGTTGTAACATCTGTCATCATATGCTCAAGGAAACACCTATTGAAGACCTAATTAGGCAATTTTTTTATGGATCCATTgagcttttgtattttcttttggtctgttattttaaaatattaaaagtcaAATTGACCTTATATTCTGCAATACTGCTACACCTTTCACCAGGAAGGCTGTCAGCCTGAAATTTGGAATAAAAGGCTTGCAGTCTGTCCTCACTTCACAGATCCCAAACACAACGTTCTGTTTACCCTTGGCACTGCTGAGTGATTATGTAAATAGGGCttttataaagcattttaagCACCCAGTAGAACAGAATAACTTCtttagagatttttcttttctaatggTAATTACATAATTGGATAGGttttaggttatttttttcctatctgaCGCGTAGATGCCAGAGTCACTTTTGAGCATTTTTACTGAAGGATCCTAAAAATCATCCATAAAAACAAATCTGCCAGGCTCCCCCCTATTATCAACATCCCAAAATGCCTTTAGCACTGAGTAAATGCCAAGCATTTGTTATTTGGCACTTGACTTGTCCCTTATTTCTTTGAACTCAAACATGTTGCGTAAGATTGGTGAAGTTATGCTGAGCtaataattgaaacaaaacaaaaaactcccaaatCCTCCCTTGATCCAACCTTTCCAATTTCCATCTAAATACACTATATGTAGTAAGTCTTTAATTGTTGTGAGAAAAACTCAATCTGCTTTAAACTTCCAATAAGTGTTACTTAAACTTCcaatatgttttgttttttgtttctgcaggtTTCTGTTTTGCCTCTGGAGACTTTCATTATGGCAGCCCCCAGTGAACAATGACATCCTTTGACAAATACAGATGCCAAAAAGCCAGACGAAAACAGTGgccttgtttcatttttactcCAACACAGTGAAATGGTGCTCTTAAAGTTTTGTTATTGACTCTCACcgggaaaaaacccaacaatctCCTGACCagatcttttttccccatccctctcccagTGTTCTTATGGATGTTTGACACAGTGACATCATGTAGTAGGCCCTGAAGTGTTGTCATAACTGAGTTGCAATGGTTTTATACACTTCTCCATTTCCCAACAGCTTTCTGTCAGTTCTGCATTCTTTTTCCTGGGGCCTGATTTTCCCATGTTACTGGCTAGCAGACAGGCTCGTGGGCTCTTTTGTTCCAACCACCTATGAAAAACGTCAAAGAGCAGATGACCCATGCTATTTTCATGCACTCTGCATCATTATTACCACTCCCATCTACCTGGCACTCTTGGTGGCCTCTCTTCCTTTCGCTCTGATTGGCTTCTTGCTCTGGTCCCCACTGCAGTCAGCCAGAAGGCCCTATATCTACTCCAGGCTGAAAGACAAGGACCACGCCAATGGAGCCACACTGCTCACTGAatggaaggcagcagggagtgGGAAAAGCTTCTGCTTCGGCAGTGCCAATGTTTGCCTGCTGCCCGATTCCCTGGCAAGGTTTAATAACGTTTTCAATACGCAGGCCAGGGCTAAGGAGATCGGCCGGAGGATCCGAAATGGAGCGAGCAGGCCACAGATTAAAATATACATAGATTCTCCTACCAACACATCCATCAGTGCAGCGAGTTTCAGCAGCCTGGTCTCCCCCCAGGCTGGAGATAACCGCACTGTTAACGCTGGCATCAAAAGGACAACATCCATGGAGTACAAAGGAGACAACTGTGGCTCAAACAACggtgaggagagcagagaagatAAAGGTGGAAGTGGAGAGCCACACGAGGGAGAAGAAAACACTTGCATTGTCCGTATCAATGGGGAGGAGAATGGCCACATGTCAGACGCAGAAGCAGACACCGTCAACGGCCAGGCTCGTGCCAgtggcccagcagagccctcgCTGGAAGGTGATGCAGAGGTGTCAAAAACACCAAACCACAAACAGAAGGAAGGAGATTCTGGGAGTTTagacagctgctctgcctcacGAGAGTCCCTAGTCAAAGTCCGTGTTGGAGATGGTACAGTGGACCAAAGCACTGTCAACAACAAGCTCCTCTACAAAGCTTCAATCATGAAGAAGACTTCAGTGcggaaaaagaaacacacagatgAGACCTTTGATCATGAGatctctgctttcttccctgCCAACCTGGACTTCCTGTGCTTGCAGGAAGTGTTTGACAAAAGAGCTGCGGAGAAATTGAAAGAGCAGCTCCATCACTACTTTGAATACATAGTCTATGATGTTGGGGTCtacagctgccacagctgctgtagCTTTAAGTTTGTGAACAGTGGTCTACTTTTTGCCAGCCGCTATCCTGTTATGGATGCTGCCTATCACTGTTACCCCAATGGAAGAGGAATGGACTCCTTGGCTTCCAAGGGAGCCTTGTTTCTCAAGGTAAGAGCCTTTTTGAAGCTCTATGTATTGACTCTGTATATGTGGCAAGTTATAAAGTTACAttatttccacatttctttAGACCGCAACAGAGGCAACATTAAGATTTAGATTTCCTGATATAACCTAATGGGTTATAGATATAATCTTTATGGGATTTGTAGCCTGAATACTGTGTTAAAATGAAGGATGTGTCTGAAACAATGAGGGACTTTTGGAGGTAGAACTCATGTATAATTTCAAGACTCAAAAT of Serinus canaria isolate serCan28SL12 chromosome 11, serCan2020, whole genome shotgun sequence contains these proteins:
- the SMPD3 gene encoding sphingomyelin phosphodiesterase 3 — encoded protein: MVLYTSPFPNSFLSVLHSFSWGLIFPCYWLADRLVGSFVPTTYEKRQRADDPCYFHALCIIITTPIYLALLVASLPFALIGFLLWSPLQSARRPYIYSRLKDKDHANGATLLTEWKAAGSGKSFCFGSANVCLLPDSLARFNNVFNTQARAKEIGRRIRNGASRPQIKIYIDSPTNTSISAASFSSLVSPQAGDNRTVNAGIKRTTSMEYKGDNCGSNNGEESREDKGGSGEPHEGEENTCIVRINGEENGHMSDAEADTVNGQARASGPAEPSLEGDAEVSKTPNHKQKEGDSGSLDSCSASRESLVKVRVGDGTVDQSTVNNKLLYKASIMKKTSVRKKKHTDETFDHEISAFFPANLDFLCLQEVFDKRAAEKLKEQLHHYFEYIVYDVGVYSCHSCCSFKFVNSGLLFASRYPVMDAAYHCYPNGRGMDSLASKGALFLKVQVGSTPQDQRIVGYISCTHLQAIAGDTTVRCEQLDMLQDWLSEFRKSTSSSSTANPEELVAFDVLCGDLNFDNCSSEDKLEQQHSLFTHYKDPCRVGPGEDKPWAIGTLLDPEGLYDEEVCTPDNLQKVLESEEGRKGYLVYPTSKNHGSSQKGRKASLKGNGRRIDYMLYTEEGLYLEWKVEVEEFSFITQLAGLTDHLPVAMRLVVSTGEDDP